A single genomic interval of Musa acuminata AAA Group cultivar baxijiao chromosome BXJ3-4, Cavendish_Baxijiao_AAA, whole genome shotgun sequence harbors:
- the LOC135636089 gene encoding P-loop NTPase domain-containing protein LPA1-like isoform X1 has translation MGGGRVRRRGEKRSAGRRRQWPRCMPWAWRRTQFPLLFLPPSPCSPRTRPRIAFAQQPLSLSLSLYRPSFPVRPRVSEMAEVTKLLYIVVVDEGEGEGGDGKSGKAKGSSSFRYARPVLQSTLQLMGCKARHAFKISRRVFDVMRDECSGGSLLSDAASSDAWKIPSNEEHEYSITCGLGQGNMAHQSTVENVDTSGGSSFELYKRLTTVVVSREHFLDIVCDALALYNYVGPNQRADLLLACRIRERKDSVTVLLCGTSGCGKSTLSALLGSRLGVTTVISTDSIRHMMRSYVDEKQNPLLWASTYHAGECLDPVAVAKAKANRKAKKLAVSHTMIKEETSDGALNQKLERRSHDLVLRTELIGKKQMAIEGFKAQSEMVIDSLDRLITAWEERKESVVVEGVHLSLNFVMGLMKKHPSIVPFMIYITNEDKHMERFAVRAKYMTLDPAKNKYVKYIQNIRAIQEYLCKRADKHLVPKINNTNVDRSVAAIHATVFGCLRRREAGEQLYDPTTNTVSVIHEEYRNQCVANSLSSKGMFQLIQRKGSSRHLMALLNTDGSVAKAWPVESVDSNGKFSGYGGEKCLGNPMYGPLLIGKAEPVNLQFGNYGISAWPNDTCGTSQTGSVDGSRADAADSGSRYFSSCCSSPKALDGPAKELKEEIFVSGSEEEADYPPDGDSDEDLSDMDHKVIHDEVEGSVDEDSTKSDEEYDDLAMRDGLENGYWSDDDCPESTNIKRIADDQEPIDEGDGVAAGEYQHNLEHIFKRSEGVVEPPLPCTLPCEINETSTGQRTRRRSLSDSMQLQYLTRSTPAATDELRALQKSPALAVVTRYGPMASC, from the exons ATGGGTGGGGGCCGTGTCAGACGACGAGGTGAGAAGAGAAGCGCAGGGAGGCGGAGGCAATGGCCGCGGTGCATGCCTTGGGCATGGCGGAGGACCCAAttccctctcctcttcctcccgcCCTCCCCGTGTAGTCCTAGAACCCGACCTCGCATCGCTTTTGCGCAAcagccgctctctctctctctctctctctaccgtcCGTCTTTCCCTGTCAGGCCCAG GGTCTCGGAGATGGCGGAGGTAACGAAGTTGCTGTACATTGTGGTGGTGGACGAAGGAGAGGGGGAAGGAGGCGATGGCAAGAGCGGGAAGGCGAAGGGGAGCTCGTCGTTCCGGTACGCGCGGCCCGTGCTGCAGAGCACGCTGCAGCTCATGGGTTGCAAGGCTCGTCACGCTTTCAAG ATCAGCCGAAGAGTATTTGATGTGATGAGAGATGAGTGCTCAGGCGGCAGCTTGCTTTCTGATGCTGCAAGCTCGGATGCCTGGAAAATTCCATCCAATGAGGAACATGAGTATAGCATAACCTGCGGCTTGGGCCAGGGGAACATGGCTCATCAGTCGACTGTAGAGAATGTGGATACCAGTGGTGGAAGTTCATTCGAATTGTACAAAAGACTAACAACTGTTGTTGTTTCAAGGGAACACTTCTTGGACATCGTCTGTGATGCTCTTGCCCTATATAATTACGTCGGTCCCAATCAAAGAGCTGATTTGCTTTTAGCCTGCAG GATTCGAGAAAGAAAGGATTCTGTGACAGTGCTTTTGTGTGGCACTAGTGGCTGTGGCAAGTCAACTTTGTCTGCTTTGCTG GGAAGCAGATTGGGTGTGACAACCGTCATTTCTACTGATTCAATACGCCATATGATGAGGAGCTATGTGGATGAGAAACAAAATCCACTCCTTTGGGCTTCAACTTATCATGCTGGAGAATGTCTAGATCCAGTAGCAGTCGCGAAAGCAAAGGCCAATCGAAAAGCAAAAAAACTTGCTGTTTCACACACAATGATTAAGGAAGAGACATCTGATGGAGCTTTAAATCAAAAGCTTGAAAGACGATCTCATGATCTGGTCCTTAGAACTGAGTTAATTGGCAAAAAGCAAATGGCTATTGAAGGTTTTAAAGCACAAAGTGAAATGGTCATAGACAGCCTTGATCGATTAATCACTGCTTGGGAGGAGCGAAAAGAATCTGTTGTTGTTGAGGGTGTTCACTTGAGCCTTAATTTTGTG ATGGGGCTCATGAAGAAGCATCCTTCGATTGTACCATTTATGATCTACATAACAAATGAAGACAAACATATGGAAAGATTTGCAGTGCGTGCCAAATACATGACATTGGACCCAGCAAAGAATAAGTATGtaaaatatattcaaaatatcagagcaattcagGAGTATCTTTGTAAAAGGGCTGATAAGCATCTGGTTCCAAAAATAAATAACACAAATGTTGACCGGAGTGTGGCAGCTATCCATGCCACAGTTTTTGGCTGTCTGCGCAGGCGGGAGGCAGGCGAGCAGCTCTATGATCCGACTACAAATACAGTGTCTGTGATACATGAAGAATACAGAAATCAGTGTGTGGCAAATTCTCTTAGTTCCAAGGGAATGTTTCAGTTGATCCAGAGAAAGGGTTCCTCAAGGCATCTAATGGCGCTACTCAACACGGATGGCTCTGTTGCCAAGGCTTGGCCCGTTGAATCAGTTGATTCTAATGGGAAGTTCTCTGGATATGGGGGAGAAAAGTGCCTGGGAAACCCCATGTATGGGCCCTTACTGATTGGGAAGGCTGAGCCAGTTAATCTTCAATTTGGAAATTATGGGATCAGTGCATGGCCAAATGATACATGTGGTACAAGTCAAACAGGGAGCGTCGATGGCTCGAGGGCTGATGCCGCCGATTCTGGCAGCAGATACTTTTCTTCCTGTTGCAGCTCTCCGAAGGCATTGGATGGACCTGCCAAAGAG CTTAAGGAAGAAATCTTTGTATCTGGTAGCGAAGAAGAAGCTGACTATCCACCTGATGGTGACAGTGATGAGGACCTTAGCGACATGGACCACAAGGTGATCCATGATGAG GTTGAAGGTTCTGTTGATGAAGACTCTACCAAGTCGGATGAGGAGTATGATGATTTGGCCATGCGAGATGGCTTGGAAAATGGTTATTGGTCCGATGACGATTGTCCTGAGTCAACAAACATAAAGAGAATAGCAGATGATCAAGAACCAATAGATGAAGGAGATGGTGTTGCAGCAGGCGAGTACCAACACAATCTCGAGCACATCTTCAAGAGGAGCGAGGGTGTGGTGGAACCACCTCTCCCTTGTACTCTGCCATGCGAGATAAACGAGACAAGCACGGGCCAGAGAACAAGGAGACGGTCCTTGAGTGACTCCATGCAACTTCAGTACCTGACGCGGAGCACTCCTGCTGCCACCGACGAGCTGAGAGCACTGCAGAAAAGCCCGGCCCTTGCAGTCGTGACTCGGTATGGCCCAATGGCCTCCTGCTGA
- the LOC135636089 gene encoding P-loop NTPase domain-containing protein LPA1-like isoform X2 — MRDECSGGSLLSDAASSDAWKIPSNEEHEYSITCGLGQGNMAHQSTVENVDTSGGSSFELYKRLTTVVVSREHFLDIVCDALALYNYVGPNQRADLLLACRIRERKDSVTVLLCGTSGCGKSTLSALLGSRLGVTTVISTDSIRHMMRSYVDEKQNPLLWASTYHAGECLDPVAVAKAKANRKAKKLAVSHTMIKEETSDGALNQKLERRSHDLVLRTELIGKKQMAIEGFKAQSEMVIDSLDRLITAWEERKESVVVEGVHLSLNFVMGLMKKHPSIVPFMIYITNEDKHMERFAVRAKYMTLDPAKNKYVKYIQNIRAIQEYLCKRADKHLVPKINNTNVDRSVAAIHATVFGCLRRREAGEQLYDPTTNTVSVIHEEYRNQCVANSLSSKGMFQLIQRKGSSRHLMALLNTDGSVAKAWPVESVDSNGKFSGYGGEKCLGNPMYGPLLIGKAEPVNLQFGNYGISAWPNDTCGTSQTGSVDGSRADAADSGSRYFSSCCSSPKALDGPAKELKEEIFVSGSEEEADYPPDGDSDEDLSDMDHKVIHDEVEGSVDEDSTKSDEEYDDLAMRDGLENGYWSDDDCPESTNIKRIADDQEPIDEGDGVAAGEYQHNLEHIFKRSEGVVEPPLPCTLPCEINETSTGQRTRRRSLSDSMQLQYLTRSTPAATDELRALQKSPALAVVTRYGPMASC; from the exons ATGAGAGATGAGTGCTCAGGCGGCAGCTTGCTTTCTGATGCTGCAAGCTCGGATGCCTGGAAAATTCCATCCAATGAGGAACATGAGTATAGCATAACCTGCGGCTTGGGCCAGGGGAACATGGCTCATCAGTCGACTGTAGAGAATGTGGATACCAGTGGTGGAAGTTCATTCGAATTGTACAAAAGACTAACAACTGTTGTTGTTTCAAGGGAACACTTCTTGGACATCGTCTGTGATGCTCTTGCCCTATATAATTACGTCGGTCCCAATCAAAGAGCTGATTTGCTTTTAGCCTGCAG GATTCGAGAAAGAAAGGATTCTGTGACAGTGCTTTTGTGTGGCACTAGTGGCTGTGGCAAGTCAACTTTGTCTGCTTTGCTG GGAAGCAGATTGGGTGTGACAACCGTCATTTCTACTGATTCAATACGCCATATGATGAGGAGCTATGTGGATGAGAAACAAAATCCACTCCTTTGGGCTTCAACTTATCATGCTGGAGAATGTCTAGATCCAGTAGCAGTCGCGAAAGCAAAGGCCAATCGAAAAGCAAAAAAACTTGCTGTTTCACACACAATGATTAAGGAAGAGACATCTGATGGAGCTTTAAATCAAAAGCTTGAAAGACGATCTCATGATCTGGTCCTTAGAACTGAGTTAATTGGCAAAAAGCAAATGGCTATTGAAGGTTTTAAAGCACAAAGTGAAATGGTCATAGACAGCCTTGATCGATTAATCACTGCTTGGGAGGAGCGAAAAGAATCTGTTGTTGTTGAGGGTGTTCACTTGAGCCTTAATTTTGTG ATGGGGCTCATGAAGAAGCATCCTTCGATTGTACCATTTATGATCTACATAACAAATGAAGACAAACATATGGAAAGATTTGCAGTGCGTGCCAAATACATGACATTGGACCCAGCAAAGAATAAGTATGtaaaatatattcaaaatatcagagcaattcagGAGTATCTTTGTAAAAGGGCTGATAAGCATCTGGTTCCAAAAATAAATAACACAAATGTTGACCGGAGTGTGGCAGCTATCCATGCCACAGTTTTTGGCTGTCTGCGCAGGCGGGAGGCAGGCGAGCAGCTCTATGATCCGACTACAAATACAGTGTCTGTGATACATGAAGAATACAGAAATCAGTGTGTGGCAAATTCTCTTAGTTCCAAGGGAATGTTTCAGTTGATCCAGAGAAAGGGTTCCTCAAGGCATCTAATGGCGCTACTCAACACGGATGGCTCTGTTGCCAAGGCTTGGCCCGTTGAATCAGTTGATTCTAATGGGAAGTTCTCTGGATATGGGGGAGAAAAGTGCCTGGGAAACCCCATGTATGGGCCCTTACTGATTGGGAAGGCTGAGCCAGTTAATCTTCAATTTGGAAATTATGGGATCAGTGCATGGCCAAATGATACATGTGGTACAAGTCAAACAGGGAGCGTCGATGGCTCGAGGGCTGATGCCGCCGATTCTGGCAGCAGATACTTTTCTTCCTGTTGCAGCTCTCCGAAGGCATTGGATGGACCTGCCAAAGAG CTTAAGGAAGAAATCTTTGTATCTGGTAGCGAAGAAGAAGCTGACTATCCACCTGATGGTGACAGTGATGAGGACCTTAGCGACATGGACCACAAGGTGATCCATGATGAG GTTGAAGGTTCTGTTGATGAAGACTCTACCAAGTCGGATGAGGAGTATGATGATTTGGCCATGCGAGATGGCTTGGAAAATGGTTATTGGTCCGATGACGATTGTCCTGAGTCAACAAACATAAAGAGAATAGCAGATGATCAAGAACCAATAGATGAAGGAGATGGTGTTGCAGCAGGCGAGTACCAACACAATCTCGAGCACATCTTCAAGAGGAGCGAGGGTGTGGTGGAACCACCTCTCCCTTGTACTCTGCCATGCGAGATAAACGAGACAAGCACGGGCCAGAGAACAAGGAGACGGTCCTTGAGTGACTCCATGCAACTTCAGTACCTGACGCGGAGCACTCCTGCTGCCACCGACGAGCTGAGAGCACTGCAGAAAAGCCCGGCCCTTGCAGTCGTGACTCGGTATGGCCCAATGGCCTCCTGCTGA